Proteins from one Rosa chinensis cultivar Old Blush chromosome 7, RchiOBHm-V2, whole genome shotgun sequence genomic window:
- the LOC112178818 gene encoding uncharacterized protein LOC112178818 isoform X4, protein MDKNFCSDVAGNRFVRTKNSRFYVRIDRRPVFSNLRIHIPETLLQLNGETRTVQATNNHNNLKMYLYFSEPVLNTSAQILNTINISQGLLLPDSTKNSGNRRFGFAVSNTSSIAIITVSLDSNLIITRQGTPVSPISPATFLFDSQRPAVKLSTTSSMRTREDTISILIKFMKPVFGFNSSSLALSGGHLQSFCEVSRSMYTVNIEAINDIVSVNVPENVTGDVAGNKNLASNVLQVSHYSVPMISSLVFAFVTALFALTSITAGLLSISTASLQSLWTFRRASSLASHPARNLFRIACHIQIFALSRWLAVTLPVDYYEFARGLQWSIPHFNLPWEAGQSFQASIPSTSSKSYRTEGYDSEIFKSMQLEEESSNKVTSVYGLPLTPMEYRMFFELEGENIKPEAEYLSSSYNSNRWRNFDRSMFWLAVISGSLILVHVLLLFILKLRKKSSERQSGYGALTFPRFEIFLVILALPCIFEASAALVRGGASSGVIVGSLLLAVTSFLLLVLFLFLSIGITFGKLLQYKEVHQEGQKFLWFQDIVRVTLGPGKRGQWTWKKKPSSVYLIIFGPLFEDLRGPPKYMLSQISVGNARKQGERIIDSDDETEDAEAPFIQKVFGILRIYYTLLECLKRVFVGIMAGVYMDRWNSKTPSITLLCITSFQLFFLVLKKPFIKKKVQLVEIISVSSEVGLFATCLVLLEKDFSASDSTKVGIFMIILFLVGYIAQMINEWYALYRQTLLLDPAENSFLTGFKLAVTGCLLLFIPRNLINNLESKFQARQQVVEATRDSSSSGNRSSGSRGTTPTDKPWLKQLRELAKSSFSKEGSSGVANDPSSSNTRARWSGFWSSKRSGSSSQKSSSDSKSKSRLYNDLEAIFASK, encoded by the exons ATGGATAAGAACTTCTGCTCTGATGTTGCTGGAAACAGATTCGTAAGAACCAAAAATTCACGTTTCTATGTACGCATTG ATAGAAGACCTGTCTTTTCCAACCTGAGGATTCATATTCCTGAAACACTGCTTCAGTTAAATGGTGAAACTCGAACAGTGCAGGCGACTAATAATCATAATAACTTAAAGATGTATCTATATTTCTCAGAACCTGTCCTGAATACATCTGCACAAATTTTAAACACTATCAACATAAGTCAGGGCTTACTTTTACCGGATAGCACAAAGAACTCTGGAAATCGCAGATTTGGCTTTGCG GTTTCAAACACATCTAGCATTGCTATAATCACGGTGAGCCTCGATTCAAATTTGATAATAACCAGACAAGGGACTCCAGTTTCTCCAATTTCACCAGCAACTTTCCTTTTCG ATTCTCAAAGGCCTGCAGTGAAGTTGAGTACAACCTCAAGCATGAGAACAAGAGAAGACACTATTTCTATATTAataaaattcatgaagcctGTATTTGGTTTCAACTCTTCTTCTTTAGCACTCTCAGGAGGGCATTTACAAAG CTTTTGTGAAGTAAGTAGGAGTATGTACACTGTCAATATAGAAGCAATTAATGATATTGTTTCGGTCAATGTTCCTGAAAATGTAACTGGGGATGTTGCTGGAAACAAAAATCTAGCATCAAATGTTCTTCAAGTATCACACT ATTCAGTGCCCATGATATCTTCTCTGGTATTTGCATTTGTGACTGCTCTTTTTGCATTGACATCCATAACTGCGGGGCTGCTTTCTATTTCAACTGCAAGCCTTCAATCCCTTTGGACATTTAGGAGAGCATCTTCTTTGGCATCTCATCCAGCAAGAAATCTTTTC AGAATTGCTTGTCATATTCAAATCTTTGCACTCTCTAGATGGTTGGCAGTTACATTGCCAGTTGATTATTATGAATTTGCAAGGGGTTTACAATGGAGTATTCCTCACTTTAATCTCCCATGGGAAGCTGGGCAAAGCTTCCAAGCCTCAATTCCTTCCACCAGCTCAAAGTCCTACAGGACTGAAGGCTATGATTCAGAAATTTTCAAAAGCATGCAACTAGAAGAAGAGAGTTCTAATAAGGTTACTTCAGTATATGGGTTGCCACTTACTCCAATGGAATACAGAATGTTTTTTGAG TTGGAGGGTGAAAATATTAAACCTGAAGCCGAATATCTCTCCAGTTCTTATAACTCGAACAG GTGGAGGAATTTCGATCGAAGCATGTTCTGGTTAGCGGTGATTAGTGGTAGTTTGATCCTAGTACATGTTTTACTCCTTTTCATTCTGAAACTGAGGAAGAAAAGTTCTGAGAGACAGAGCGGTTATGGAGCACTCACATTCCCAAGATTTGAGATATTTCTTGTAATTCTTGCATTACCTTGTATTTTTGAGGCCTCAGCTGCACTAGTTAGAG GAGGAGCGTCATCTGGAGTTATAGTTGGCAGTCTCTTGTTGGCTGTCACGTCTTTTCTGCTGCTAGTCTTGTTCCTTTTCCTCTCAATTGGCATTACATTTGGAAAGTTACTTCAATACAAGGAAGTACATCAAGAAGGCCAGAAATTTCTCTGGTTTCAAGATATTGTCCGAGTGACACTGGGTCCGGGAAAAAGAGGTCAGTGGacatggaaaaaaaaaccaagctCTGTATATCTAATCATTTTTGGCCCTCTCTTTGAAGATCTCAGAGGCCCCCCAAAGTACATGCTCTCTCAGATTTCTGTGGGCAATGCTCGCAAGCAAGGTGAGCGTATTATTGACTCTGATGATGAAACAGAAGATGCAGAAGCACCTTTTATCCAGAAGGTGTTTGGAATACTCAGAATATACTACACACTATTAGAATGTTTGAAAAGGGTTTTTGTTGGGATCATGGCTGGTGTCTATATGGACAGATGGAACTCTAAAACTCCTTCAATTACCTTATTGTGCATAACCTCTTTTCAACTTTTCTTCCTCGTTCTTAAGAAGCCGTTTATCAAGAAAAAGGTTCAGTTGGTTGAGATCATCTCGGTTTCCAGTGAAGTAGGTTTATTTGCAACTTGCTTGGTTCTCTTGGAGAAGGATTTTTCAGCCAGTGACAGCACTAAAGTTGGTATTTTCATGATAATACTGTTCTTAGTTGGATACATTGCACAGATGATTAATGAGTGGTATGCATTGTATAGACAAACATTGCTTCTGGACCCAGCCGAGAACTCCTTCTTAACTGGTTTTAAATTAGCTGTAACTGGCTGTCTCTTGTTATTCATCCCGCGGAATTTGATCAATAACTTGGAAAGCAAGTTCCAAGCGAGGCAACAGGTGGTGGAAGCAACAAGGGATTCTAGCTCTTCTGGGAACCGGAGCTCCGGGAGTAGGGGGACCACTCCAACTGATAAACCATGGCTAAAACAGCTGAGAGAGTTGGCAAAGTCTAGCTTTAGTAAAGAAGGAAGTAGTGGAGTTGCAAATGATCCTTCGAGTAGTAATACTCGAGCTAGATGGAGTGGGTTTTGGAGCAGCAAAAGGAGTGGGAGCTCATCTCAAAAGTCTTCTAGTGattccaaatcaaaatcaagGTTGTACAATGACTTGGAGGCTATTTTTGCATCCAAGTGA